A stretch of the Pygocentrus nattereri isolate fPygNat1 chromosome 29, fPygNat1.pri, whole genome shotgun sequence genome encodes the following:
- the epgn gene encoding epigen, whose product MIQSVGRNLQRAVTAVATVLLLYSKTAEPAAEPNTTHSVELLTHGEEPQALAMQRPCGSEHNSYCIHGTCSYAPDLNEPSCVCAPTFSGPRCEHVLFVILSPTQPEEIIGITCGVLLLLGCIAVISYICYKKRCWKSSPPYKNYGQENSV is encoded by the exons ATGATCCAGAGTGTGGGGAGGAATCTGCAGCGCG ctgttactgcagtggcCACAGTGTTACTGCTCTACAGTAAAACAGCAGAACCTGCAGCAGAACCCAACACGACACACAGCGTGGAGCTGCTCACACACG gTGAGGAGCCGCAGGCTTTGGCCATGCAGCGTCCGTGTGGTTCTGAACACAACTCTTACTGTATACACGGTACATGTTCTTATGCACCGGACCTGAATGAACCCTCCTGCGT GTGTGCCCCGACGTTCTCAGGTCCGCGCTGTGAGCACGTTCTGTTTGTAATTTTGAGCCCCACACAGCCTGAGGAGATCATCGGTATCACGTGTGGagttctgctgctgctgggctGCATTGCTGTGATCTCCTACATTTGCTACAAGAAAAG GTGCTGGAAATCGTCTCCACCGTATAAGAATTACGGCCAGGAAAACTCCGTCTAG
- the LOC108410518 gene encoding adhesion G-protein coupled receptor F2-like translates to MKSYRNIPGFRSVTVTGFRSGSVIVEFSLQLDPSTDSSIITSDQTNQDIKNNLQNSGFQTSENSVSQSEETTFMEASTVYPGDDMVLTCNANGGVQGTVQWRAKGTVLQDDSHYVFSAGRRTLTVKGVTPSDNGRYECQYSTSSGLHILWDDIDYIKPYPNIQTSPNRSYKCQPSNLVQLTCCVYVDYDVQLVNDKDQILPSTQSLQPDLQQKCIQYSFSVTQSCGSTLKFLCRLAHGNLQTFSYSSRTIELKISAALPVSSANAPVTCEDEVYGFGNVGDTGVGQCDATEVGSKTAKCGDDGKWKTVQNNCVLRVFQMLKQESQDLDTNSVKQFVIKVANATQEHVGQVTTSPGTVATIVTLLNTITVVSQSIQVDQVVIHVFLQTLDVITSPATQNTWNELNNSPESKGTSSLLLMSLENIIKSVSSDVSDFTTNTTEFRKGTISNEPFNQTFGNDSTATIFVPNTILTTNVTITSVAFFNLSFILPPRNNTVNETSGAVVNGIIVLVSVSKNNSIHNTTLTFRKLDATNKLANADCVFWNFDLFDAIGGWDSFGCKRKSDLNGIITCECNHTTSFSILMSPGGVDSVPLSIITYVGVAISMASLVLFLLIEAIFWKPITRGSSSPILYLRHVSLVNIAVSLLIANIWFIIGAAISESAPSVPINPCSAAAFFIHFFYLALFFWMLVSALLLLYSILVVFSRMSKSAMMAIAFCVGYGAPLIISVVTVASTAGGGTYITKEGACWLNWKESKAQLAFVIPALAIVFINFLVMVVVLYKMLRKRVGERSGDDKNAMGVIARFVAVLTPVFGLTWGFGLGLMISPESLALHYLFAILNSLQGFFIAVLGTLFDKKLLKTVKQKLRIGSRSSGTFTSMSTTNRTGSTAAI, encoded by the exons ATGAAAAGTTATAGAAATATACCTGGCTTTCGTTCGGTTACTGTCACTGGCTTCAG GTCTGGGAGTGTGATTGTGGAGTTCAGTCTTCAGCTGGATCCCTCGACGGACAGTAGCATCATCACTTCAGATCAGACAAACCAGGACATCAAAAACAACCTGCAAAATTCTGGTTTCCAGACATCAGAAAATTCAGTTTCTCAAAGTG AAGAGACAACATTTATGGAAGCTTCCACAGTGTATCCGGGCGATGACATGGTGCTGACGTGTAATGCCAACGGGGGCGTTCAGGGGACTGTTCAGTGGAGAGCCAAGGGAACCGTATTACAGGATGATTCACACTATGTGTTCTCGGCAGGAAGGCGGACGCTCACAGTGAAAGGTGTCACCCCCAGTGATAACG GTCGTTATGAATGTCAGTACAGTACAAGCAGTGGACTCCATATCCTGTGGGACGACATTGACTACATCAAGCCTTACCCCAATATTCAAACAAGTCCTAACAGGTCTTATAAGTGTCAGCCTAGTAATCTTGTTCAGCTCACctgctgtgtgtatgtggattATGACGTGCAGCTGGTAAACGACAAAGATCAAATTCTACCTTCCA ctcAGTCTTTGCAGCCTGATTTACAGCAAAAGTGCATCCAATACTCCTTCTCAGTAACACAAAGCTGCGGTTCAACACTGAAGTTCCTTTGCAGACTTGCCCATGgaaatttacaaacattctCATACAGTTCAAGAACAATAGAGCTGAAGATTTCCGCAGCTCTTCCAGTTTCATCTGCCAACGCAC CTGTGACATGTGAGGATGAAGTGTACGGGTTTGGTAACGTGGGAGACACCGGTGTTGGACAGTGTGATGCTACTGAAGTGGGCAGTAAAACTGCGAAGTGTGGAGACGATGGAAAGTGGAAAACTGTCCAAAACAACTGCGTCCTTCGAGTCTTTCAAATGCTGAAACAAGAATCTCAG GACTTGGATACAAACTCTGTAAAACAATTTGTGATAAAAGTTGCGAATGCCACACAAGAGCATGTTGGACAAGTCACCACTTCCCCTGGCACCGTTGCAACCATCGTAACCCTGCTTAACACGATCACTGTTGTCTCACAAAGCATTCAGGTTGACCAGGTTGTAATTCAT GTTTTCCTACAAACACTGGATGTCATCACATCTCCTGCAACACAAAACACTTggaatgaattaaataacagCCCTGAAAGCAAAGGAACCAGCTCTTTACTCCTGATGTCTTTggaaaatatcattaaaagtgTCTCAAGCGACGTCTCTGATTTTACAACCAACACCACAGAGTTTAGAAAGGGCACCATCTCTAACGAGCCCTTCAACCAGACTTTTGGGAATGACTCAACAGCCACGATATTCGTCCCCAACACCATTCTGACCACGAACGTTACGATCACTTCTGTTGCCTTCTTTAATCTGAGCTTCATCCTGCCACCCAGAAACAACACTGTGAATGAGACTTCGGGGGCCGTCGTTAACGGAATCATTGTTTTGGTCTCTGTGAGTAAGAACAACAGTATTCACAACACCACACTGACCTTCAGAAAACTCGATGCTACTAATAAATTGGCAAATGCTGACTGTGTTTTCTGGAACTTTGATCTTTTCGACGCTATCGGAGGATGGGACTCGTTTGGCTGTAAGCGGAAGTCAGATCTGAACGGAATCATTACGTGCGAATGTAATCACACCACCTCCTTCTCTATCCTGATGTCTCCGGGCGGCGTGGACAGCGTCCCTCTGTCCATCATCACATATGTTGGTGTGGCCATATCGATGGCCAGCTTGGTGTTGTTCCTTCTCATTGAGGCCATCTTCTGGAAGCCCATCACCAGAGGCTCCAGCAGCCCGATTCTATATTTGCGACATGTTTCCTTGGTAAACATTGCTGTGTCACTCCTGATCGCCAACATTTGGTTTATTATTGGGGCAGCTATCTCAGAGTCTGCCCCATCGGTACCGATTAACCCCTGCAGCGCAGCGGCCTTCTTCATCCACTTTTTCTACCTTGCTCTTTTCTTCTGGATGCTGGTGTCTGCTCTTCTGCTCTTGTACAGCATCCTGGTGGTTTTCTCTCGCATGTCCAAGAGCGCCATGATGGCGATTGCCTTCTGTGTGGGCTACGGAGCTCCGCTCATCATCTCCGTCGTCACCGTGGCATCAACAGCTGGGGGAGGAACCTACATCACAAAGGAAGGAGCTTGCTGGCTGAACTGGAAAGAGTCTAAAGCTCAGCTGGCCTTCGTAATTCCTGCCCTGGCCATAGTGTTCATCAACTTCCTCGTCATGGTTGTGGTCCTGTACAAAATGCTGAGGaaaagagtgggagaaagaaGCGGCGATGATAAGAACGCCATGGGAGTCATCGCTCGCTTCGTGGCTGTATTGACCCCAGTTTTCGGCCTCACCTGGGGGTTCGGCTTGGGCCTCATGATTAGCCCTGAAAGCTTAGCGCTGCACTACCTGTTTGCCATCTTAAACTCTCTGCAG GGATTCTTCATCGCGGTGCTCGGGACGCTGTTCGATAAGAAG CTTTTAAAGACAGTCAAACAAAAACTAAGAATTGGGTCGAGATCCAGTGGCACATTC ACTTCGATGAGCACGACCAACAGGACAGGGTCCACTGCAGCTATATGA